ATCAATGGCTTCAGCCGTTGATACCCTTAGCGCGGCAGAACGACGTCGTACGACACAAGCTGCGATACCGTCTGCCAGCCATACCCCGTGTGGAAGGCCCACGTGTCCGTTTCCACGTAGCCGACCCCCGGGCAGATCGCGCGGTGGGAACCGGAACCGGCGCTGGTCGTGACCTCGATTACCCCGCACCCTTCGAAGCGCCCGGCGGGCGTCGTGACCGGGATGCGGTCCGTCGATAGCGCGGACAGCAGGCCCATGAAGTCATGCACTCCCTCGTGTGCGAAGCCGATAGGCTCGATCGGCAGCTCGAAGCGTGCGTCCTCGATGAGGCGACGCGATCGATCGGTACGCAGGAATTCGGCGCCCCGCGCGTCCTGGCCGGAAACGTGGCCGTCGGAGTCGACCGTACGCCAGAATTCGAAGGACGCGTCGATCCTGTCGGCTAATGCGCCGATTGAGCGCGTGCGCATCGTAACCGTCGGCACGACGAACGACCGAACGACGATCCGCCGATCGTCCAGCTGCCACGCGCCGGTAACCGTTTCCGTGGTTCGCCAGCGCGACCAAGTCACCCTCATTTCCCACGACGTCGAGTCCCACGTCCACGTGCTGCCGGGCAGCAACGGGTAGGCGGTGAGTACGTCGCGCAACGCCGGCGGAACGTGGTCTGCGTCGACCGGCGCGCCGAGCGGCGTCGGCACCGCCGTCGGGACCACACGCTCCCTGGCCTGTGGCATCGGTGTCATCGTCAACGGGATGGGGGTGACGGCGAACGTGATCGCGGCCGTCGGCTCCGCCGGTGGTTGTCCGCGAACCTCGTCGCTCGGCCAGTCGAGAGTTTCCAGGGCAAGACGCGCGCCTGAGAGCGCATCGAACCAGGCCACGATTCGGGATCGCTCGTCACTCTGCCCGGGGCGCGGGGCATCGAGCGGTGGAGCGTTGAAGCCGGGCCGGCGCAAGATCAGCCGCATCTCAAGCGGCTCGGCGTCGGCGACGACGCGTACGAGTGTCGTTGGCAGCCGCTCCAGCCGCCGATCCTCCCACCAGCCCCCGTACAAGTCGTTGACGATGAACGCCCCGACATGATCTCGCTCGAAGGCCACCGCCGCCGCCGGCACGTAGTCCGCCGATACGATCCGCGGTGCATGATCCGGATCCAACCAAGACATCACCTCCCCCCGCGCCTCCTCCAACGTCATCGCCACCGGCAACGGCACGCTCGCATCCACCGTCGGTAGCGCCGTCTTCGTCGGCCACGGCGAGGGAGTCGCGCTCGGTCCAGGCGTCGCGGACGGCTGCGGCGAGGGCGGCGT
The window above is part of the Candidatus Avedoeria danica genome. Proteins encoded here:
- a CDS encoding CPBP family intramembrane metalloprotease, whose translation is MLDDLRVRLRDPFKGLGRPSRTSTVWISLALLYPLVLTWLYFIALADVPAPWPQLAYGVGKAVQFGPALWWLARVRPDLVRPRARTTRRDLAVGAAFGTAVALALFAVYTGRPFDLLGPSGHAAFAAAASDKAGALGIASPVRFLVLGMFYALLHSGLEEAYWRGLVFTTVRDRTRARTAVWVSSIAFTLHHIVLVTTLLPGQLPLALLLAACVGIGGAAWSVQRSVSRSLLGAWLGHGIVDAAIFAVGGWVLFGGGADGGPAAVGSPTPRPITWASPYPSATLGPITPPSPQPSATPGPSATPSPWPTKTALPTVDASVPLPVAMTLEEARGEVMSWLDPDHAPRIVSADYVPAAAVAFERDHVGAFIVNDLYGGWWEDRRLERLPTTLVRVVADAEPLEMRLILRRPGFNAPPLDAPRPGQSDERSRIVAWFDALSGARLALETLDWPSDEVRGQPPAEPTAAITFAVTPIPLTMTPMPQARERVVPTAVPTPLGAPVDADHVPPALRDVLTAYPLLPGSTWTWDSTSWEMRVTWSRWRTTETVTGAWQLDDRRIVVRSFVVPTVTMRTRSIGALADRIDASFEFWRTVDSDGHVSGQDARGAEFLRTDRSRRLIEDARFELPIEPIGFAHEGVHDFMGLLSALSTDRIPVTTPAGRFEGCGVIEVTTSAGSGSHRAICPGVGYVETDTWAFHTGYGWQTVSQLVSYDVVLPR